The following nucleotide sequence is from Candidatus Stygibacter australis.
TATGCAACTCATCAAAATGTAACGGAAGCCGATTCGCTCTGGGATAAAGGTAATGATCCTTCATTATCCAATTCCTTACAATATTATACTACAATTACCGGATTAGCTCCTGTTACAAACTATTATTTTAAAGTACGAGCAATAGATTTAGCTGGTAACAAGGGGGGATTTTCTCCAGAGTGTCATTCAACCACAACCGGTGTCTATCCTCCGGCTTCTCCAGAAAATCTATTTATTACTATAGATAAAGATAGCATGGATGTTATTATTTCCTGGGATGCAGTTACTCAAGATACAGGTGGAAATCCAATTGTAATAAATAGCTACAGAATTTATAATTCGAGCACTCCTGGATTTGAAGCAAGCAGTAATTATTTATTAGATACAATCTCCGATACAACCTATACACATGAAAATGTCCTTCAATTAGAAAAAATGTTTTATAAGGTAACAGCACAAACCGCGGGAGAGCTAGTAAAATCTTTATTGGAAGAAGAAAAAAGAAATGAAGTTAAAAAGCTAATTGATATGTTAATTAATAAAAAAGGTAGTAAAAAGGAACAACAAATATTGAAGTAGATTTATCTCATTAAATCATTGAAAGAATAATAGACCTTTATTAATAAGTAAAATATTACTTCAAGAAAGTAGGAGATGTGAAAATAATATTTCCGGATTAAGGAATAAAAAAAATAAAAATATATAGGTAGGAGAAAAGATGAAAAATTTAATATGTTTTGTTAGTATTATGCTGATAACGTTATCAGCTTATGCAACAACTCTGGTTGTTGATCAATTTAATGGACCTTATTACACGATTAACGCTGCTTACAATGATGCTGTGGATGATGATACAATTTTAATCTATCCTGCAACATATCTGGAATCCGTAGACATTTCGAAAGCTATAACGCTGGAAGGAGTAGATCCAAATTCGACAATTATTCAATCGAATAATGATTATGCAGTAAAAATTAACAACGGCAATGTTACAATTTCAAATCTTAAAATTATTTGTACACACGAAGGAATTGAAGTACATGCTTCATCCCCAATTATTAAGCATTGCATTGTTGAAAATTCAGATAAAGGAATTTTTGTATTTACTCAAACAACAAATATTCAAAACTGTGTTATTAAAGATTGTTCTGTTGGATTACGTTATAATCATAGTTCAACTGGAAAATCACTAAATAATTTAATATATAATTGTACATCATATGGAATCGAAATATATACAGATGCATGGTCACCTGGACAAGTTGATTTTTTTAATAATATCATCATTAATTGTAATTATGGTTTTGGAACAACTTACTATTGCCATTATGATGGTGATTTAGCTTATAACTGCTTTTATAATAATTCAACTAATACAAGTGGAGCGAATCTTGGACCTGGTAATATTTTTGATATAAATCCATTATTAACAGATTATGAAAATGGAAATTATTATCTTCATTCAGATTCACCATGCATTGATACAGGTATTCCAGGGGTTGAATATGAAGACCTAGATGGAACTCGAAATGATATGGGAATTTTTGGTGGACCAACAGAATGGAGTATGGGAAAGCCAACTGTTTTAGATGTTCAAATAAATCCCGAATCAGTTTTACCTGGAGAAACATTCGACATAGAAGCTACCAGCCAGATAAAGTAAATCATAATTTTAATTATTTAATGGAGTTTCTATGAAATTAATATTTTTACTTTTCTCATTTCTTATAATCTTTCAAATAATTTCTTATGCAAATACAATTACATCAGCGGAATATTTTATAGATACTGATCCAGGACAAGGAAATGGTATATCTTTGACGGGGACATTTGGAGGAATGACAGCAACTGCTTCTTTATCAGGAGTTTCAACTTCCGGTCTTTCTTTGGGAACACACATCGTATATGTTCGATTCAAAGATTCTAACAGTAATTGGGGTAGTCCATCAGCAGTGTTTTTAAATGTGGGGAATCCGAATTCGAGCACAATAGTTTCAGCAGAATATTTTATTGATACTGATCCGGGTGAAGGAAATGGTATATCTTTGACGGGGACATTTGGAGGAATGACAGCAACTGCTTCTTTATCAGGAGTTTCAACTTCCGGACTTTCTTTTGGCACTCATATTGTTTATGTTCGTTTCAAAGATTCTGATAATGACTGGGGAGAACCATCTGCAATTTTCCTAAATGTAGGAAATCCGAATTCAGGCATAATAGTATCAGCAGAATATTATATTGATACTGATCCGGGCCAAGGAAACGGAACATCGTTAACCGGATCATTTGGCAGTTCTGTAGTAACTGCTTCATTGTCTGGAATCTCCACTTCCGTGCTTTCTTTTGGAACTCACATTGTTTATGTCCGGTTCAAAGATTCAAATAATGACTGGGGAGAACCATCTGCAATTTTCCTAAATGTAGGAAATCCGAATTCAGGCATAATAGTATCAGCAGAATATTTTATCGATACTGATCCTGGAGTGGGCAATGGAATAACTCTGTCAGGAACTTTTGGTGGATCAACGGCAACAGCATATCTAAATGAAATACCCACAGCAGAATTAGATTTTGGATTACATAATATCTATGTCAGATTTAAAGATTCTAACAATAATTGGAGTGATGTAGGAAGTAAAACAATATTTAATTCCGCAGGACAACATGCTCTTGATTTTGATGGAGTAGATGATTATGTTGAGGTAAATAATAATCCGTCTTTAAATTTTAACGGATCTTTTTCAGTTTCATTATGGTTCAAACCAGTTGAATTTAATCAATACCAACGCCTCGTTGGTCAAGGTTTTGCACCAGATGGGAATATCTCCAACTGGTCTATTACTTTCGAAGACAATAACAGTATAGCATTTTTTTGGGAATCATCGGATGATGAAGATCATTTGATTAATAGTAATTCGATTATTAATGATACTCTTTTTCATAACATTGCTGTATTTGTTGATGTTGATTTAGGGGAATATGGAATATATTTAGACGGCAACTTAAAGGTGTTACAAAATTCTGATGATATACCAGCATCAAATATTAATCCGCTTTTTATTGGTGTAAGACATACTCAAACCTCTTTTGATAGATATTTTAATGGAATTTTAGATGAACTAAGAATATGGAATCGAGCTTTAACAGAGGTAGAAATCCAGGAAAGAATGTATCGTGAACTGGATATGAACAATCCAGCAGATACAACAGGTTTAGTTGGTTACTGGGATTTTAACGAAGGCATTGGAGATATAGCTCATGATAAAACTCAATATGCAAACAATGGAATTTTGATAAATGATCCTCAATGGGTTGATGGTTTTAATTTTAATCCGTCCATGATAAATATAATAGCTTCCTACATAATAGACTCTCAAGAAACAGTTTTCGATACTTTAATAATAGAATTAAAGGAACCAATAGGGAATTTACATTTTAATGAAGATCAAACACTAATAATGTCCGGTCCTGTACTGCTTGAGGGAGTGGCTCCAGATGACTATGATTTTGTAAATTCAAGAACTTTTTATATTATGTTCCAATTATTAAATGATCAAAATGTTGTAGGCACTTTTAAATCTGATAATTTTGAAATACCTGAACTACCACCTTATATAAACCATAATTTTGATATTACATATCAACTTGAAATTTTAACAAACGATAATAATCCCGCTGATAATGAAATTGTAAAAGAAGCAAAAATTTGGGTTGCAGATTTTGAATATGGTGAGGATAATTATAGATTTAGGAATAGGAGGCAATCTTTAAAAGAAATTGGATCTACAATAGCACATATCAGTTGGAAATATAGCACAAATCATTTTATTTGGCCAATGAC
It contains:
- a CDS encoding right-handed parallel beta-helix repeat-containing protein is translated as MKNLICFVSIMLITLSAYATTLVVDQFNGPYYTINAAYNDAVDDDTILIYPATYLESVDISKAITLEGVDPNSTIIQSNNDYAVKINNGNVTISNLKIICTHEGIEVHASSPIIKHCIVENSDKGIFVFTQTTNIQNCVIKDCSVGLRYNHSSTGKSLNNLIYNCTSYGIEIYTDAWSPGQVDFFNNIIINCNYGFGTTYYCHYDGDLAYNCFYNNSTNTSGANLGPGNIFDINPLLTDYENGNYYLHSDSPCIDTGIPGVEYEDLDGTRNDMGIFGGPTEWSMGKPTVLDVQINPESVLPGETFDIEATSQIK
- a CDS encoding LamG domain-containing protein, with translation MKLIFLLFSFLIIFQIISYANTITSAEYFIDTDPGQGNGISLTGTFGGMTATASLSGVSTSGLSLGTHIVYVRFKDSNSNWGSPSAVFLNVGNPNSSTIVSAEYFIDTDPGEGNGISLTGTFGGMTATASLSGVSTSGLSFGTHIVYVRFKDSDNDWGEPSAIFLNVGNPNSGIIVSAEYYIDTDPGQGNGTSLTGSFGSSVVTASLSGISTSVLSFGTHIVYVRFKDSNNDWGEPSAIFLNVGNPNSGIIVSAEYFIDTDPGVGNGITLSGTFGGSTATAYLNEIPTAELDFGLHNIYVRFKDSNNNWSDVGSKTIFNSAGQHALDFDGVDDYVEVNNNPSLNFNGSFSVSLWFKPVEFNQYQRLVGQGFAPDGNISNWSITFEDNNSIAFFWESSDDEDHLINSNSIINDTLFHNIAVFVDVDLGEYGIYLDGNLKVLQNSDDIPASNINPLFIGVRHTQTSFDRYFNGILDELRIWNRALTEVEIQERMYRELDMNNPADTTGLVGYWDFNEGIGDIAHDKTQYANNGILINDPQWVDGFNFNPSMINIIASYIIDSQETVFDTLIIELKEPIGNLHFNEDQTLIMSGPVLLEGVAPDDYDFVNSRTFYIMFQLLNDQNVVGTFKSDNFEIPELPPYINHNFDITYQLEILTNDNNPADNEIVKEAKIWVADFEYGEDNYRFRNRRQSLKEIGSTIAHISWKYSTNHFIWPMTTISYFSDLLSANGHCYGMASTSINYKNHPDLIPCGKDYTYLLSEDDDNVWENIRSEFIDQCKYWISSNFKTLFHYENYSLEQLNNIKNKLSDNRLLIASYRKHGTVLHTMIKTENEYRLYEYNNSYNDLEKLKYTSDDRGSFIDENGTIKFLNPGPLFRFEEPDLELRSIHANMTKDNNSMIDSLIAMELDSLIFKNQNLIVYTENDTSILDTNYVAEITIESGEVESYDFGSYKAFYIDNSVQPNITIIGDNNGSFSIMGINTSTGDRNETTQFLFENITFP